From a single Cupriavidus taiwanensis LMG 19424 genomic region:
- the msbA gene encoding lipid A export permease/ATP-binding protein MsbA, protein MASRLWSYLRPELRIFIGAILAMAVVAASEGVIPKVVNDLLDKGFGGDYAGTLWHVPAILTGVALIRGVAQFASGYLLNLISNRVLLKMRLQMFERLLQAPASFYHRNTAASLINAVIFEVNQVLQILTSVFITLVRDSLTVVALLIYLFYTNWRLTLIVAVILPVIGYLMSKINRRLRKLNRDHQTYTNNAAYVVEEAVGGYKVVKLHGGESYELQRFRTVAERLKNYSMRMAVAGGLNQPVTAFLAALALSVIITIAMVQAQANQTTVGGFTGFVMAMLLLISPLKHLTDINQPLTRGITAAEMIFRLIDEPVEPQDGGKPLARARGELAFEQVGFRYGEAPRAALEGIDLRVSPGEVVALVGPSGSGKTTLVNLVPRFFDPTSGRILLDGVPLTELALKDLRNQIAFVSQDVVLFNDTVAANVAYGAQPGSEIDMDRVERALAAAYLTETVKGLPEGVQTNIGDNGMKLSGGQRQRLAIARALYKDAPILILDEATSALDSESERQVQAALEELMKGRTTLVIAHRLSTIENADRIAVLDHGRVAETGTHAQLLAANGLYAGLHRIQFASH, encoded by the coding sequence ATGGCCAGCCGGCTCTGGTCCTACCTGCGCCCCGAGTTGCGCATCTTTATCGGCGCCATCCTCGCCATGGCGGTAGTGGCCGCCAGCGAAGGGGTGATCCCCAAGGTCGTCAACGACCTGCTCGACAAGGGTTTCGGCGGCGACTATGCGGGCACGCTGTGGCATGTGCCGGCGATCCTGACCGGCGTGGCGCTGATCCGGGGCGTGGCGCAGTTTGCCTCGGGCTACCTGCTCAACCTGATCTCGAACCGCGTGCTGCTGAAGATGCGGCTGCAGATGTTCGAGCGCCTGCTGCAGGCGCCGGCATCGTTCTACCACCGCAATACCGCGGCGTCGCTGATCAATGCGGTGATCTTCGAGGTCAACCAGGTGCTGCAGATCCTGACCAGCGTGTTCATCACCCTGGTGCGGGATTCGCTGACGGTGGTCGCGTTGCTGATCTACCTGTTCTACACCAACTGGCGCCTGACGCTGATCGTGGCGGTGATCCTGCCGGTGATCGGCTACCTGATGTCGAAGATCAACCGCCGGCTGCGCAAGCTCAACCGCGATCACCAGACCTATACCAACAATGCCGCCTATGTCGTCGAAGAGGCCGTGGGCGGCTACAAGGTGGTCAAGCTGCATGGCGGCGAGTCCTACGAATTGCAGCGCTTCCGCACCGTGGCCGAGCGGCTCAAGAACTACTCGATGCGCATGGCGGTGGCGGGCGGGCTGAACCAGCCGGTCACGGCCTTCCTGGCCGCGCTGGCGCTGTCGGTGATCATCACCATCGCGATGGTGCAGGCGCAGGCCAACCAGACCACGGTGGGCGGCTTTACCGGCTTCGTGATGGCGATGCTGCTGCTGATCTCGCCGCTCAAGCACCTGACCGACATCAACCAGCCGCTGACGCGCGGCATCACCGCCGCCGAGATGATCTTCCGGCTGATCGACGAACCGGTCGAGCCGCAGGATGGCGGCAAGCCGCTCGCGCGCGCCCGCGGCGAACTGGCCTTCGAGCAGGTCGGCTTCCGCTATGGCGAGGCGCCGCGCGCCGCGCTGGAGGGCATCGACCTGCGCGTCAGTCCCGGCGAAGTGGTGGCGCTGGTGGGCCCGTCGGGCAGCGGCAAGACCACGCTGGTGAACCTGGTGCCGCGCTTCTTCGATCCGACTTCCGGCCGCATCCTGCTCGACGGCGTGCCGCTGACCGAGCTGGCGCTGAAGGACCTGCGCAACCAGATCGCTTTCGTCAGCCAGGACGTGGTGCTGTTCAACGACACGGTCGCGGCCAATGTGGCCTATGGCGCGCAGCCCGGCAGCGAGATCGACATGGACCGCGTCGAGCGCGCGCTGGCGGCGGCCTACCTGACGGAAACCGTCAAGGGCCTGCCCGAGGGCGTGCAGACCAATATCGGCGACAACGGCATGAAGCTGTCCGGCGGCCAGCGCCAGCGCCTGGCGATCGCGCGCGCGCTGTACAAGGATGCGCCGATCCTGATCCTGGACGAGGCCACCTCGGCGCTGGACTCGGAATCGGAGCGGCAGGTGCAGGCAGCGCTGGAGGAACTGATGAAGGGCCGCACCACGCTGGTGATCGCGCACCGGCTGTCGACCATCGAGAATGCCGACCGCATCGCCGTGCTCGACCATGGCCGCGTGGCCGAGACCGGCACCCATGCGCAGCTGCTCGCGGCCAATGGCCTGTACGCCGGGCTGCACCGGATCCAGTTCGCCAGCCACTAG
- a CDS encoding glycosyltransferase family 4 protein, with translation MKVGISCNRFGAGGGLERYALDISRAMAKRADTEVSVYARRFDAGVAASAGVAAHRIVVSWLPGKLRDRYFSWRLQAHRDAGEVLIGCNRVRGSDIAICGGTHRGYLAARGTPARRSDQWQIDLESAQYAGAHRVVAHSALMRREVIELYGIAPERVELVYPPVDTQRFTQVDAAARAALRREFGFGNDEIVFLFPSSGHARKGFDLLADYFSRSDLPITLAVAGRPVGRTIPRVRELGYSSRIDALYRAADFTILASGYEPFGLVGVESVLCGTPLVFADNIACLEVIRPQAVHAFSRERGETLDQAIRAAVASVRGGQARLSNPLALLDYDPDIEVHVDTLLRLAADARAARHA, from the coding sequence ATGAAAGTTGGCATCTCCTGCAATCGCTTCGGCGCCGGCGGCGGCCTGGAGCGCTACGCGCTCGACATCAGCCGGGCCATGGCGAAGCGAGCCGATACCGAAGTCTCGGTCTACGCGCGCCGTTTCGACGCCGGCGTGGCGGCGTCGGCGGGTGTTGCCGCGCATCGGATCGTGGTGTCGTGGCTGCCCGGCAAGCTGCGCGACCGCTATTTCTCGTGGCGGCTGCAGGCGCACCGCGATGCCGGCGAAGTGCTGATCGGATGCAACCGCGTGCGCGGCTCCGATATCGCCATCTGCGGCGGCACGCATCGCGGCTACCTCGCCGCGCGCGGCACGCCGGCGCGGCGCTCGGACCAGTGGCAGATCGATCTCGAAAGCGCGCAGTATGCCGGCGCGCACCGCGTGGTGGCGCATTCCGCGCTGATGCGGCGCGAAGTGATCGAGCTGTACGGCATCGCGCCCGAGCGCGTCGAGCTGGTCTACCCGCCGGTCGACACGCAGCGCTTCACCCAGGTCGATGCCGCCGCGCGCGCGGCGCTGCGGCGCGAATTCGGCTTCGGCAACGACGAGATCGTGTTCCTGTTCCCGTCGTCGGGCCATGCGCGCAAGGGCTTCGACCTGCTGGCCGATTATTTCTCCCGCTCGGACCTGCCGATCACGCTCGCCGTGGCCGGCCGCCCGGTCGGGCGCACCATCCCGCGCGTGCGCGAACTGGGCTACAGCAGCCGCATCGACGCGCTCTACCGCGCCGCCGACTTCACCATCCTGGCGTCGGGCTATGAGCCGTTCGGGCTGGTTGGGGTGGAATCGGTGCTTTGCGGCACGCCGCTGGTCTTTGCCGACAATATCGCCTGCCTGGAAGTGATCCGGCCTCAAGCCGTGCACGCGTTCTCGCGCGAGCGCGGCGAGACCCTGGACCAGGCCATCCGCGCCGCGGTGGCGTCGGTGCGCGGCGGCCAGGCGCGGCTGTCGAACCCGCTGGCGCTGCTCGACTACGATCCGGATATCGAAGTCCACGTCGACACCCTGCTGCGGCTCGCTGCCGACGCGCGCGCCGCCCGGCACGCAT
- a CDS encoding peroxidase-related enzyme, translated as MSDTAFPISRYAIPPLADLPDDIRARILEVQEKAGFVPNVFLALAHRPDEFRAFFAYHDALMLKDGGLTKGEREMIVVATSAANQCLYCVVAHGAILRIYEKKPLVADQVAVNYLKADIPPRQRAMLDFAMKVCTASHEVGEADFDALRAHGFSDEDAWDIAAITAFFGLSNRMANTIGMRPNDEFYLMGRVPKAK; from the coding sequence ATGTCAGACACGGCATTCCCGATCAGCCGCTACGCCATCCCGCCGCTGGCCGACCTCCCCGACGATATCCGCGCGCGCATCCTGGAGGTCCAGGAAAAGGCCGGCTTCGTTCCCAACGTGTTCCTGGCGCTGGCGCACCGTCCCGACGAGTTCCGCGCCTTCTTCGCCTATCACGATGCGCTGATGCTCAAGGACGGCGGCCTGACCAAGGGCGAGCGCGAGATGATCGTGGTGGCCACGTCCGCCGCCAACCAGTGCCTGTATTGCGTGGTGGCGCATGGCGCGATCCTGCGCATCTACGAGAAGAAGCCGCTGGTCGCCGACCAGGTCGCGGTGAACTACCTGAAGGCCGACATCCCGCCGCGCCAGCGCGCCATGCTCGACTTTGCGATGAAGGTCTGCACCGCGTCGCATGAAGTCGGGGAGGCCGATTTCGATGCGCTGCGCGCGCATGGCTTTTCCGACGAGGATGCCTGGGATATCGCCGCGATCACCGCGTTCTTCGGCCTGTCCAACCGCATGGCCAATACCATCGGCATGCGCCCGAACGACGAGTTCTACCTGATGGGGCGGGTGCCGAAGGCGAAGTAG
- a CDS encoding HNH endonuclease, with amino-acid sequence MDFLLGIPFLMSEGGSRNRKTIGFDLAALAQATGLPVAHLHLTPEKPKGQREDGVEEQYLRVSEHHSAMVLVRAITAALCSSYQPPEVDSEEALEERVWAELQKRRPSLGAAMYERVSKARRGQGRYRDDLMRLFGGQCAVSGLGLSAALRASHSLAWGRCETDEQRVDENNGLLLSANLDALYDRYLISYTPSGAALVSESLSAEDLHKLGFIGGLRVTPTAAQAEYLEMHRREFVRKEELRKQKRAGVNTVFDIGNPVTKELALKK; translated from the coding sequence ATGGACTTTCTCCTCGGAATCCCGTTTCTGATGTCGGAAGGTGGCTCCCGCAATCGCAAGACGATTGGGTTTGACCTTGCTGCGCTGGCCCAAGCCACAGGCCTACCTGTCGCACATCTTCATTTGACTCCTGAGAAACCTAAGGGGCAGCGAGAAGATGGGGTTGAAGAGCAATATCTTCGAGTGAGCGAGCACCACTCTGCGATGGTATTGGTGCGCGCCATTACGGCTGCCCTGTGTTCATCCTACCAGCCGCCCGAAGTTGACTCGGAAGAGGCCCTTGAGGAGCGTGTATGGGCTGAGCTGCAGAAGCGCCGGCCAAGCTTAGGCGCAGCGATGTACGAGAGGGTCTCGAAGGCGAGAAGGGGGCAGGGGCGCTATCGTGATGATTTGATGCGGCTCTTTGGGGGCCAGTGCGCGGTGAGCGGCCTGGGCCTTTCTGCGGCGTTACGAGCTTCACATTCACTCGCATGGGGCCGGTGCGAAACCGATGAGCAGCGCGTTGATGAGAACAATGGGCTGCTCCTGTCAGCAAACTTGGATGCGCTATACGACCGATATCTCATCTCATACACGCCCTCCGGGGCGGCCCTCGTGTCCGAGTCGCTGAGCGCCGAAGACCTACACAAGCTGGGATTCATCGGTGGCTTGCGCGTGACGCCTACCGCCGCTCAAGCTGAATATCTTGAGATGCACCGAAGGGAGTTCGTCAGAAAGGAAGAGCTGCGCAAGCAGAAAAGAGCGGGCGTCAACACCGTATTTGATATCGGCAATCCCGTGACGAAGGAGCTCGCGCTGAAGAAGTGA
- the waaC gene encoding lipopolysaccharide heptosyltransferase I: MKRILIVKLTSLGDMVFTQPLVADLQRAFPGVKIDWIADSYCADVPRWNPNIDRVIAAPLRSFKKARSWAGLREIFAALRALRREKYDAVLDVHGVYKSAIVSFLARTRHRYGLPVQELGESGARFAYNHVFQPFVEEDCARNRMRRAVSRAFGYEMTREMEYGLEMPADTPAAAAKGPYAMLFHATSSEEKKWPVADWISVGSAISARGLRVLVPWGNDAERLEAETIAASVPGAEVMPRMSITGVAQMVGKASLVVGMDTGFVHIADALRRPTVILFTNTSRHLYGVDAPGRAVSLGGGGVVPQRAEVLAAIDEVMPRVTSNN, encoded by the coding sequence ATGAAACGTATTCTGATCGTCAAGCTGACCTCGCTCGGCGACATGGTGTTCACCCAGCCGCTGGTGGCTGACCTGCAGCGCGCCTTTCCCGGCGTCAAGATCGACTGGATCGCCGACTCCTACTGCGCTGACGTGCCGCGCTGGAACCCCAACATCGATCGCGTGATCGCCGCGCCGCTGCGCAGCTTCAAGAAGGCGCGCAGCTGGGCCGGCCTGCGCGAGATCTTCGCTGCCCTGCGCGCCTTGCGCCGCGAGAAGTACGATGCGGTGCTGGACGTCCACGGCGTCTACAAGAGCGCCATCGTCAGCTTCCTCGCCCGCACCCGCCATCGTTATGGCCTGCCGGTGCAGGAACTGGGCGAGAGCGGCGCGCGCTTCGCCTACAACCATGTGTTCCAGCCCTTCGTGGAAGAGGATTGCGCGCGCAACCGCATGCGCCGCGCGGTCAGCCGCGCGTTCGGCTACGAAATGACCCGGGAGATGGAGTACGGCCTGGAAATGCCGGCGGACACGCCCGCTGCCGCCGCCAAGGGCCCGTACGCGATGCTGTTTCACGCCACGTCCAGCGAGGAAAAGAAGTGGCCGGTTGCCGACTGGATCAGCGTCGGCAGCGCCATCTCGGCGCGCGGCCTGCGCGTGCTGGTGCCCTGGGGCAATGATGCGGAGCGCCTGGAAGCCGAGACCATCGCCGCCAGCGTGCCCGGCGCCGAGGTGATGCCGCGCATGAGCATCACCGGCGTCGCGCAGATGGTGGGCAAGGCGTCGCTGGTGGTCGGCATGGACACTGGCTTCGTGCATATTGCCGACGCGCTGCGCCGGCCGACGGTAATCCTGTTCACCAACACCTCGCGCCACCTGTACGGCGTCGATGCGCCGGGCCGCGCGGTGTCGCTGGGCGGCGGCGGCGTGGTGCCGCAACGGGCCGAGGTGCTGGCGGCCATCGACGAGGTGATGCCGCGGGTCACTTCGAACAACTGA
- a CDS encoding uracil-DNA glycosylase family protein produces MGTNPATPLRDQFESYDSYWDCLTRDTEKFQKIYTSARGPAKSKGTTVNLKVLLNLLGREDCLVTNACWYPTKRRQAIPMEERTRHHDALRLLIQFCRPKAILFHGNPAIGFAESVYGLNLDRRQPVFLQDVFFGGTLFLAYPHLSGMGLENGEKFSFREDVIDIAARIRGHVSTQ; encoded by the coding sequence GTGGGTACCAACCCAGCTACGCCATTGCGAGACCAATTCGAAAGTTACGATAGCTACTGGGATTGCTTGACTCGCGATACGGAAAAATTCCAGAAAATTTACACGTCAGCTCGCGGCCCGGCAAAGTCGAAGGGTACCACGGTCAACTTAAAGGTCCTGCTCAATCTGCTCGGCAGAGAGGACTGCCTGGTCACCAATGCCTGCTGGTATCCGACTAAGCGGCGCCAAGCGATTCCTATGGAAGAGCGTACTCGTCATCATGATGCGTTGCGGCTTCTCATCCAATTTTGTCGACCAAAAGCGATTTTATTTCACGGTAACCCAGCTATCGGATTTGCCGAGAGCGTCTACGGGCTAAATCTGGACCGACGACAACCTGTCTTTCTACAAGACGTTTTTTTCGGCGGCACGTTGTTTCTTGCTTATCCACATTTGAGCGGAATGGGCCTTGAGAACGGGGAAAAGTTCTCGTTCCGAGAGGATGTTATCGATATCGCCGCGCGCATTCGGGGTCATGTATCGACGCAATGA
- a CDS encoding PIN domain-containing protein, protein MAIRLLVDTCVWLDLAKNFREQPVIGVLEDLVRRGEVELVVPQLVLDEFERNQARVIEDARRGLQSHFRLVRQAVNQFGDAERKPSLLAGLNEVDHRIGVDGDAVGELMGRIDRLLRRAPALVASDAVKQRVTERALAKRAPYHRAKNSVGDAILVEMYADVVSAAPDDTSCAFVTHNTKDFSDAEGDFRKPHVDLVHLFEAPKSAYWISMVEFLKDYSAELLGDHDFEFNYSQEARRLQEILEAEHLLFRQVWYNRHWNLRHQVETGEVQVVPNEGYSRNPYRSDQILASVWGGALAAAKRTEDEVGSENLGPWDDFEWGMINGKLSALRWILGDEWDMLDT, encoded by the coding sequence ATGGCAATCCGGCTTCTGGTTGATACCTGCGTCTGGTTGGACCTTGCGAAGAACTTTCGCGAGCAGCCAGTCATCGGCGTACTCGAAGATCTGGTCCGACGTGGCGAGGTGGAACTGGTCGTGCCCCAGCTGGTGCTGGACGAGTTCGAGCGAAACCAGGCTCGCGTCATCGAGGACGCCAGGCGCGGTCTGCAGTCGCACTTCCGGCTGGTCAGGCAGGCCGTCAATCAGTTCGGGGATGCCGAGCGCAAACCCAGCCTGCTGGCTGGCCTGAACGAGGTTGACCACCGGATCGGCGTCGATGGCGACGCGGTGGGCGAATTGATGGGACGCATCGACCGGCTTCTGCGCCGCGCTCCCGCGCTCGTGGCCAGCGACGCCGTCAAGCAGCGCGTCACGGAGCGTGCGCTGGCGAAGCGGGCCCCATATCACCGCGCGAAGAACAGCGTGGGCGATGCCATCCTCGTCGAGATGTACGCCGACGTCGTGTCGGCGGCGCCTGACGACACGTCGTGCGCCTTCGTCACTCATAACACAAAGGACTTCAGCGACGCGGAGGGCGACTTCCGCAAGCCGCACGTCGACCTCGTGCACCTGTTCGAAGCGCCAAAGTCCGCCTACTGGATCTCGATGGTCGAGTTCTTGAAGGATTACAGTGCTGAGCTGCTCGGTGACCACGATTTCGAGTTCAACTACTCCCAGGAGGCGCGACGCCTGCAAGAGATACTGGAGGCCGAGCACCTCCTGTTCCGGCAGGTTTGGTACAACCGTCACTGGAATCTTCGACATCAAGTCGAAACCGGCGAGGTCCAGGTCGTGCCCAACGAGGGCTACAGCCGCAACCCGTATCGGTCCGACCAGATACTCGCCTCGGTCTGGGGAGGTGCCCTCGCGGCTGCGAAAAGGACTGAAGACGAGGTCGGAAGCGAAAATCTCGGTCCGTGGGACGACTTCGAGTGGGGAATGATCAACGGCAAGCTGTCGGCGCTCCGCTGGATTCTCGGAGACGAGTGGGACATGCTGGATACCTGA
- a CDS encoding glycosyltransferase family 25 protein gives MIGAYVINLEAAEARRQRIAGQLTRLGVPFQVFPAVNGRALAEDEVARRYDAQAASASYRPMSRGEIGCALSHLGVYRKMLEDGASLALVLEDDALLGDDVPAVLEALASKMDPDSADVVLLSHVDKFTRWGIKPLGQRKLVRRYGEWWRAHGYVVTRAAAERLVAGLQPTWCAADYWSAFERRGLVSVRAVVPYCIGLTELAEASSLETHRADLDATDKARRSVGYYLRRYVYQRFLFQVFVRPFLRVARQKRPG, from the coding sequence ATGATCGGCGCCTATGTGATCAACCTCGAAGCCGCCGAGGCGCGCCGCCAGCGCATCGCGGGCCAGCTGACGCGCCTGGGGGTGCCGTTCCAGGTGTTCCCCGCCGTGAACGGGCGCGCCCTGGCAGAGGACGAGGTCGCGCGCCGCTACGACGCGCAGGCCGCCAGCGCCAGCTATCGTCCGATGAGCCGCGGCGAGATCGGCTGCGCGCTGAGCCATCTGGGCGTCTACCGCAAGATGCTCGAAGACGGCGCCAGCCTGGCCCTGGTGCTGGAAGACGACGCGCTGCTGGGCGACGACGTGCCGGCGGTGCTGGAGGCCCTGGCCTCGAAGATGGATCCCGACAGTGCCGACGTGGTGCTGCTGTCGCATGTCGACAAATTCACCCGCTGGGGCATCAAGCCGCTGGGCCAGCGCAAGCTGGTGCGGCGCTATGGCGAATGGTGGCGCGCGCATGGCTATGTCGTCACCCGTGCCGCGGCCGAGCGACTGGTCGCGGGGCTGCAGCCGACCTGGTGCGCCGCCGACTACTGGTCCGCGTTCGAGCGCCGCGGCCTGGTCTCGGTCCGCGCCGTGGTGCCCTATTGCATCGGCCTGACCGAACTGGCCGAGGCCTCGTCGCTGGAAACGCATCGCGCTGACCTCGACGCCACCGACAAGGCGCGCCGCAGCGTCGGCTATTATCTGCGCCGCTATGTCTACCAGCGTTTCCTGTTCCAGGTCTTCGTCAGGCCCTTTTTGCGCGTTGCGCGCCAGAAACGGCCGGGCTAG
- a CDS encoding glycosyltransferase family 2 protein produces the protein MKVSAVIITRNEAHNIGPCLESVSWCEEAIIVDWASTDDTVAIARAAGATVIQTEDWPGFGPQKNRAVQAASGDWILSLDADERVPPALRDEILKHLHQAEAQALALPRLSAFCGTFVRHAGWYPDYVTRVFRKGRGRFTDDLVHEHLKVDDPVTRLREPLIHYSYRSLSDVLRKIDSYSSAGAQQAYARGKRSSVASAAGHGLWAFVRTYLLKRGFLDGSAGFGVALMNAQASYYKYAKLAQLHAAAENKAAG, from the coding sequence ATGAAAGTCTCCGCCGTCATCATTACCAGGAATGAAGCTCACAATATCGGGCCATGCCTTGAAAGCGTGTCCTGGTGCGAAGAGGCGATTATAGTGGATTGGGCCAGCACGGACGACACGGTGGCGATCGCGCGTGCCGCGGGCGCCACCGTCATCCAGACCGAGGACTGGCCCGGCTTCGGCCCGCAGAAGAACCGCGCGGTCCAGGCTGCCAGCGGCGACTGGATCCTCAGCCTGGACGCCGACGAACGCGTCCCCCCCGCGCTGCGCGATGAAATCCTGAAGCACTTGCACCAAGCCGAGGCCCAGGCGCTGGCGCTGCCGCGCCTGTCCGCATTCTGCGGCACCTTCGTGCGCCATGCCGGCTGGTATCCCGACTACGTCACCCGGGTCTTCCGCAAGGGCCGCGGCCGCTTCACCGACGATCTCGTGCACGAACACCTGAAGGTCGACGACCCGGTCACGCGGCTGCGCGAGCCGCTGATCCACTACAGCTACCGTTCGCTGTCGGACGTATTGCGCAAGATCGACAGCTATTCCAGCGCGGGCGCGCAGCAGGCCTACGCCCGCGGCAAGCGCAGCTCGGTGGCGTCGGCGGCGGGCCACGGCCTGTGGGCGTTCGTGCGCACCTACCTGCTCAAGCGCGGCTTCCTCGACGGCAGCGCCGGCTTCGGCGTCGCGCTGATGAATGCGCAGGCCAGCTACTACAAGTACGCCAAGCTGGCGCAGTTGCACGCCGCCGCGGAAAACAAGGCCGCCGGCTGA